From one Musa acuminata AAA Group cultivar baxijiao chromosome BXJ2-6, Cavendish_Baxijiao_AAA, whole genome shotgun sequence genomic stretch:
- the LOC135613389 gene encoding ethylene-responsive transcription factor 3-like codes for MAVETLRLRKEGLGPPAAAAVAGGEKEAHFRGVRKRPWGRFAAEIRDPWKKTRKWLGTFDTAEEAALAYDAAARTLRGSKAKTNFGYSAADVEIVPAAVQEPQIGLLSSSPWRSGFREPATALNGRDLFLGQPGLAVESGSEFSGYRFEAVKMVVKGEQERRGTVAEGKKKPPFCFDLNLPPPFV; via the coding sequence ATGGCGGTCGAGACGTTGCGGCTGAGGAAGGAGGGTTTGGGGCCGCCGGCGGCAGCCGCGGTGGCTGGAGGGGAAAAGGAGGCCCACTTCCGCGGTGTGAGGAAGCGGCCATGGGGAAGGTTCGCGGCGGAGATCCGAGACCCGTGGAAGAAGACGAGGAAGTGGCTGGGGACCTTCGACACCGCTGAGGAGGCGGCGCTGGCCTACGACGCGGCGGCGCGTACGCTCCGTGGGTCCAAGGCCAAGACCAACTTCGGGTACTCCGCCGCTGACGTCGAGATCGTTCCCGCCGCCGTGCAGGAGCCGCAGATCGGCTTGCTGTCGTCGTCGCCGTGGCGATCGGGCTTCCGGGAACCTGCAACGGCGTTGAACGGGCGAGATCTGTTCCTGGGGCAGCCGGGTTTGGCGGTGGAGAGCGGATCCGAGTTCTCCGGGTACCGATTCGAAGCGGTGAAGATGGTGGTGAAGGGCGAGCAGGAGAGGAGGGGGACGGTGGCGGAGGGTAAGAAGAAGCCGCCCTTCTGCTTCGATCTCAACCTACCCCCTCCGTTCGTGTGA